A portion of the Acidisarcina polymorpha genome contains these proteins:
- a CDS encoding glycoside hydrolase has protein sequence MIQIKQPALQIWGGVEYTCNRVRDRYFDQLALSGHGERLDDFDLIAGLGIQVLRHGLLWEHHHRDQSWKKADVCIDRMTQVGISPIIGLVHHGSGPPYTSLVDDSLPERLAAYAGAVAARYPFIERYTPVNEPHTTARFSCMYGIWYPHHMDRTSYLRALLRQVKGTVLSMEAVRKVRSDALLIQTEDIGRICSTPELSSLSDLLNQRRWLPFDLLCGRVERDHPMFDYLLENGIDEAEVLWFRDNPCIPDVIGVNYYLTSDRYLDHRVELFPEDRMSAEGNFVDIEAVRVWPDGIVGFDELLLEAWERFHLPVAITEVHLGGEVEEQIRWAAEAWSAAQYARHKGASCVAITFWAMLGSYFWDALVTRNNGHYQPGVFDVRGGSPSPTELADLVRQLSRGDEPRHSYLHHPGWWRSPNRISFKLQEELAHAR, from the coding sequence GTGATCCAAATCAAGCAACCTGCCCTGCAGATCTGGGGTGGAGTTGAATACACGTGTAATCGGGTACGCGATCGCTACTTTGATCAACTTGCCCTGTCCGGACACGGAGAGCGGCTAGATGACTTTGATCTTATTGCGGGGCTTGGTATTCAGGTGCTGCGCCACGGTTTGCTGTGGGAACATCATCACCGAGATCAATCCTGGAAGAAGGCCGATGTTTGCATCGACCGCATGACACAGGTCGGCATTTCCCCGATCATCGGGCTCGTTCATCATGGCAGTGGTCCTCCGTACACAAGCCTAGTCGATGATTCTTTACCAGAGAGGCTCGCCGCCTATGCTGGCGCGGTGGCAGCAAGGTATCCATTCATCGAAAGGTACACTCCTGTCAACGAGCCGCACACGACCGCCCGCTTTAGTTGCATGTACGGTATCTGGTATCCGCACCACATGGACCGAACCAGTTATCTGCGCGCTCTCCTGCGTCAAGTTAAGGGAACCGTTTTGAGTATGGAGGCGGTCCGGAAGGTCCGTTCAGATGCCTTGTTAATACAGACCGAAGATATAGGGAGGATCTGCTCGACACCCGAACTAAGTTCGTTATCCGATCTGCTAAATCAACGGCGCTGGTTGCCGTTTGACTTGCTGTGCGGCCGCGTAGAGCGTGATCATCCCATGTTTGATTATCTTCTGGAAAACGGGATTGATGAAGCAGAGGTACTGTGGTTCCGCGATAATCCGTGCATTCCTGATGTTATTGGGGTGAATTACTATTTGACGAGCGATCGCTATCTCGACCATCGGGTGGAGCTGTTTCCTGAGGACCGCATGTCGGCAGAAGGAAACTTCGTTGATATCGAGGCCGTTCGCGTCTGGCCTGATGGCATCGTTGGCTTCGACGAACTGCTTCTTGAGGCTTGGGAACGATTTCATCTCCCGGTTGCGATTACAGAGGTACACCTTGGGGGCGAAGTAGAGGAGCAGATCCGCTGGGCTGCGGAGGCCTGGTCGGCTGCGCAGTACGCGCGGCATAAGGGAGCTTCGTGCGTCGCTATCACTTTCTGGGCTATGTTGGGCTCCTACTTTTGGGATGCCCTGGTCACGCGGAACAATGGTCACTACCAACCTGGAGTCTTCGACGTTCGTGGCGGATCGCCATCGCCAACTGAGTTAGCCGATCTGGTGCGACAGCTTAGCCGCGGCGACGAGCCGCGCCACTCATACCTTCATCATCCAGGTTGGTGGCGATCTCCCAATCGCATCTCTTTTAAACTTCAAGAGGAGTTGGCGCATGCACGGTGA
- a CDS encoding glycoside hydrolase family 2 protein → MNDHLASSQQRKGLPFPRPQMEREFWISLDGTWDFCSGRETSFSRPDEVQWDQRILVPFSPETAASGVGDTGFYSTVWYRRSFESPGLDAQHRLILHFEAVDYRATVWVNGQEVATHEGGYTPFKADITRALREGTQEIIVRAQDDPADLEKPRGKQDWKLEPHSIWYPRTTGIWQTVWLEVVAATHISSVHWSSNLESWEICLTALVNSELRETALRVRLLAGGQLLALDTYAVIAGEVHRRIALSDPGIDDYRNTLLWSPQSPTIIDALLELLDEEGKVIDSLRSYTAIRTVTTQRDRFVLNGRPLNLRLVLDQGYWPESGATAPSDDALRRDVELAKRLGFNGVRKHQKIESERYHYWADRLGLLVWEEMPSAYRYTTRSIHRLTREWLEVLERDKSHPCIVSWVPFNESWGVPDLPDSPAQRHYVQALYHLTKCIDSSRPVIGNDGWESVATDIIGIHDYDDQPERLGLRYGIKDVATRLLKRERPGGRMLQLGEADKTNHPIVLTEFGGIAFGEDREAIWGYSQTESADDLLSRYSALLNTVRQLPLLAGFCYTQFTDTYQEANGLLYADRRPKVPFHEVARATTGSTESYDAHIETLWREQILQQ, encoded by the coding sequence TTGAACGACCATTTGGCTAGTTCTCAGCAGCGGAAGGGTCTTCCTTTTCCTCGCCCGCAAATGGAACGTGAGTTTTGGATTAGCTTGGATGGAACGTGGGACTTCTGCTCCGGCCGGGAGACAAGTTTCTCTAGGCCCGACGAGGTGCAATGGGACCAAAGAATATTGGTTCCATTCAGTCCGGAGACTGCAGCCAGTGGAGTAGGTGACACCGGCTTCTACTCGACGGTATGGTACCGCCGCAGCTTCGAGAGCCCGGGCCTGGACGCCCAACATCGGCTCATTCTGCACTTCGAAGCGGTAGACTACCGGGCTACTGTGTGGGTCAACGGGCAAGAAGTGGCCACGCATGAAGGCGGCTATACGCCCTTTAAAGCCGACATTACCCGCGCGCTGCGTGAGGGCACACAGGAAATCATTGTCAGAGCCCAAGACGATCCAGCCGATCTGGAAAAACCTCGTGGCAAGCAGGATTGGAAGCTCGAGCCCCATTCCATCTGGTATCCGCGAACCACTGGAATCTGGCAGACGGTCTGGCTTGAGGTTGTTGCCGCTACGCACATATCGTCGGTGCACTGGAGTTCAAACCTTGAAAGCTGGGAAATTTGCCTGACAGCGCTGGTGAACTCTGAGCTTCGAGAAACGGCGTTGCGCGTCCGGCTATTAGCAGGCGGTCAACTGCTGGCTCTTGATACGTATGCAGTCATAGCGGGTGAGGTGCACCGGAGGATCGCTCTATCCGATCCAGGGATTGACGATTACCGCAATACGCTTTTATGGTCTCCGCAATCGCCAACAATCATCGATGCACTCCTCGAATTACTGGACGAAGAGGGGAAGGTTATCGATTCACTTCGCAGCTACACAGCTATCCGCACGGTCACCACGCAGCGTGACCGCTTTGTTCTAAATGGACGTCCGCTAAACCTGCGCCTGGTTCTTGATCAGGGTTATTGGCCTGAAAGTGGAGCAACTGCTCCTAGCGACGACGCCCTAAGGCGGGATGTCGAGCTTGCCAAGAGACTCGGCTTCAATGGAGTTCGCAAGCACCAAAAGATCGAGAGCGAACGATACCATTACTGGGCCGATAGGCTGGGACTTTTGGTGTGGGAAGAAATGCCAAGTGCCTACCGGTACACAACGCGTTCCATTCACCGGCTCACCCGCGAATGGCTGGAGGTACTGGAACGAGATAAGAGTCATCCATGCATCGTTTCCTGGGTGCCGTTCAATGAGAGCTGGGGAGTTCCTGATCTACCCGATAGTCCCGCACAACGACATTATGTCCAGGCACTCTACCACCTGACGAAATGCATCGACTCGAGCAGACCGGTAATTGGTAATGACGGATGGGAGAGCGTAGCTACAGACATCATAGGCATCCATGATTATGATGATCAGCCCGAACGGCTTGGACTGCGGTACGGTATCAAGGATGTAGCGACCCGATTGTTGAAGCGGGAACGCCCCGGCGGCCGGATGCTTCAGTTGGGGGAGGCTGATAAGACGAACCACCCCATCGTGCTCACCGAGTTTGGCGGCATCGCCTTCGGAGAAGATCGCGAGGCCATATGGGGTTACTCACAAACCGAGTCGGCGGACGATCTACTGAGCAGATATTCAGCGCTGCTGAATACCGTCCGGCAACTGCCGCTACTTGCCGGCTTCTGCTATACCCAGTTCACCGATACCTACCAGGAGGCGAATGGTCTGCTCTATGCAGATCGCAGGCCAAAAGTGCCTTTTCATGAAGTTGCGCGGGCAACTACGGGCTCGACAGAGAGTTACGATGCACATATCGAGACCCTCTGGAGGGAGCAAATCCTCCAGCAGTAA
- a CDS encoding ferritin-like domain-containing protein, with the protein MGLITPNDFKSLHALYTAQLRYLLSTENQIVKGLPAMIEHADDPQLKQAFQSHLQESQVHVNRLEELIGDVNDGDVDDKKDPILTAIVGSGENITKETDAGAIRDTGLIATAQKIEHYEIASYGSARDWATQLGLSDHAAILQQTLDEEKHADQLLTQISQRSNSAAASEAA; encoded by the coding sequence ATGGGATTGATTACTCCAAATGACTTTAAGAGCCTGCACGCCCTCTATACCGCCCAGCTCCGTTATCTGCTTTCAACGGAGAACCAAATCGTCAAAGGTCTGCCGGCTATGATTGAGCATGCCGATGATCCTCAACTCAAACAGGCATTCCAATCGCACCTCCAGGAGTCTCAGGTTCATGTCAATCGCCTGGAAGAACTGATTGGCGATGTAAATGATGGTGACGTTGATGACAAAAAGGATCCGATTCTTACCGCAATTGTCGGTTCCGGGGAGAACATCACCAAGGAGACCGACGCAGGCGCCATCCGGGACACCGGCCTCATCGCCACAGCGCAGAAGATCGAGCACTACGAAATTGCCTCATATGGTAGCGCCCGTGACTGGGCGACGCAACTGGGTCTAAGCGACCATGCTGCAATCCTCCAGCAAACATTAGACGAGGAAAAGCACGCCGATCAGCTGCTCACGCAGATTTCACAGCGTTCCAACTCCGCGGCCGCCAGCGAAGCAGCCTAA
- a CDS encoding alpha-amylase family glycosyl hydrolase, translated as MGGTPYNFSLNELTWKTPALKSCIIYELMIAEFRQDLERAIGMVPYLADLGVNCIEVMPVANMLAVIDWGYDPVGYFCLAERYGATNDFQKFVDLCHQHKMAVIVDSVYGHTGGDFAYPQLYAALQLPYPIGGKLGDYGIINDFSKTLTQDYFYSVNQYLLDTFHIDGFRYDDVPEYWDGGAGKGYANLVYTTYQFVKNKKGKADHYQRFFDGR; from the coding sequence GTGGGTGGCACGCCATACAACTTCTCTCTAAACGAGTTGACGTGGAAGACCCCGGCGCTAAAAAGCTGCATTATCTATGAGCTGATGATCGCCGAGTTCCGGCAAGACCTCGAGAGGGCCATCGGGATGGTCCCGTATCTGGCGGACCTCGGGGTCAACTGCATCGAAGTTATGCCGGTGGCCAATATGTTGGCGGTCATCGATTGGGGCTATGACCCGGTCGGGTACTTCTGCCTGGCGGAGCGGTACGGCGCGACGAACGATTTCCAGAAGTTCGTGGACCTGTGTCACCAGCACAAGATGGCGGTCATTGTCGATTCCGTCTACGGACACACCGGCGGCGACTTCGCCTACCCGCAGCTTTACGCGGCGCTGCAGCTTCCTTACCCCATCGGCGGTAAGTTAGGTGATTACGGGATCATAAACGACTTCTCGAAGACGCTTACACAGGATTACTTTTACTCGGTGAACCAGTACCTGCTGGACACCTTCCACATTGATGGATTCCGCTATGACGACGTGCCGGAATATTGGGACGGCGGCGCAGGCAAAGGTTACGCGAATCTCGTCTACACCACCTACCAGTTCGTGAAGAACAAGAAGGGCAAGGCGGACCACTATCAGCGGTTTTTTGACGGGCGGTGA
- a CDS encoding alpha amylase C-terminal domain-containing protein, which translates to MTGGDINLIQIAEDLSDPIGNLDQSYSTGTWQNTTLACAQSCAAGSTGAIEALGLQLGLSGYPTSVTMNGETLSKTGIQYVENHDHQRFICNFGTVGVDNAPWDELIKQGDRNNNWSRVQPYLIALFTAKGTPLLAEGQEICENYWIPEQISEGRVMVYRPVRWNYFYDEIGKSVIRLFRKLTAIRKAGAQFTEGDHYFINDYDRFNSKGLLAFTRTTATAFSLVVVNFTSEDQTTSYRFPKNGTYTELIEGNNTVTGVVANTDQSIKIPSNYGCIWTM; encoded by the coding sequence TTGACGGGCGGTGACATCAACCTGATCCAGATCGCCGAGGACCTGAGCGACCCCATCGGCAATCTTGACCAGAGCTACAGCACCGGGACGTGGCAGAATACCACCCTTGCCTGCGCTCAGTCCTGTGCGGCGGGCAGTACCGGCGCGATTGAGGCTCTGGGGCTGCAGCTCGGATTGAGCGGCTATCCGACTTCCGTCACAATGAACGGGGAAACCCTTTCAAAGACAGGTATCCAGTACGTCGAGAACCACGATCACCAGCGGTTCATCTGCAACTTCGGGACAGTGGGGGTCGATAACGCGCCCTGGGATGAGCTGATCAAGCAAGGAGATCGCAACAACAACTGGTCGCGGGTTCAGCCGTACTTGATCGCCCTCTTCACTGCCAAGGGCACACCGCTGTTGGCTGAGGGTCAGGAAATCTGTGAGAACTACTGGATCCCGGAGCAGATCAGCGAGGGCCGCGTGATGGTCTACAGACCCGTCCGGTGGAATTATTTCTACGACGAGATTGGAAAGTCGGTGATCCGCCTGTTCCGCAAGCTCACCGCCATTCGCAAGGCAGGTGCACAGTTCACCGAAGGCGATCACTACTTCATCAACGACTATGACCGGTTCAACTCCAAGGGACTTCTAGCCTTCACACGTACAACCGCGACGGCGTTCAGCCTTGTCGTCGTGAACTTCACGAGCGAAGATCAAACGACTTCGTACCGGTTTCCCAAAAATGGAACCTACACCGAACTGATTGAGGGCAACAACACTGTCACGGGTGTGGTCGCAAATACCGATCAGTCTATAAAGATTCCCAGCAATTACGGTTGTATCTGGACGATGTAG
- a CDS encoding Ig-like domain-containing protein, which translates to MPHQHLQPVGAGRQQSVDNHHTHLFEGPVNYGESVTLTATVKPSFGGTPTGTVTFLHGSTVLGSVTPSGGVAKLTLSNFSVGTTHVEATYGGSSEFLTSTSSQEAQIVNKASTTTTLTSSKDPSTHGSSVTFTANVHAASGATPTGSVTYKDGSTTLGSGTVNGSGKATFSTIALASGTHSITAIYVGSSDDATSTSSTLSQKVD; encoded by the coding sequence ATTCCTCACCAGCACCTCCAGCCAGTTGGCGCAGGTCGTCAACAAAGCGTCGACAACCACCACACTCACCTCTTCGAAGGACCCGTCAACTATGGTGAGTCCGTAACCCTCACTGCTACTGTCAAACCCAGCTTCGGAGGAACCCCAACCGGCACGGTGACCTTCCTTCATGGAAGCACCGTTCTCGGTTCTGTAACCCCCTCAGGCGGTGTCGCCAAACTGACCCTCTCTAACTTCTCGGTCGGGACCACTCACGTTGAGGCCACTTATGGGGGCAGCAGCGAATTCCTCACCAGCACTTCCAGCCAGGAGGCGCAGATCGTCAACAAGGCCTCGACAACCACCACCCTCACCTCTTCGAAGGACCCGTCAACTCACGGAAGTTCGGTCACCTTCACTGCGAATGTGCATGCGGCCTCGGGTGCAACGCCGACTGGAAGCGTCACCTACAAGGATGGTTCCACAACCTTGGGATCGGGCACCGTCAATGGTTCTGGGAAAGCCACTTTCAGCACCATAGCGCTGGCATCCGGTACCCACTCGATCACCGCAATATACGTAGGAAGTTCCGATGATGCGACAAGCACTTCGTCGACCCTTTCTCAAAAGGTCGATTAG
- a CDS encoding Ig-like domain repeat protein, translated as MQSVSSHCRWSFRACQSLAGLFTIIALCAPHSALGQQNPIQEIRASASPDSSARIAVFTPREVREGRAGLVSHYNPDQKLRLVLNLQPPHLADEDQFIQELVRKGSPGFHKFLSQEEWNARFAPSVEDEQAVVDWAQSVGLTVTKRYPNRLLVDVEGTARTIEAAFKVTINNYQVGEEVDFSNDRDPAIPARLSGILSAVAGLNSIERVHRMGTTHGTIKGADYVPGPAITPLEKLQLAGNPAKAPWTLASTINGRPAVANVSKSSTGFGANDNYALDNKNGTYAMDPANVQSSQGYDYNALQRFSGCCNVPGNSAGSPPESSIALVGFGNYNSSDIVTFFNAYGMAANVTPYCIDGSTCPAVDGEAPLDVEYSGAMSNSYGSWVDTAAIYEYEMTNNLWSTFEDAYNFVLSDGHAKVVSTSYGGNEDSNSTSAGIETGTMHSILNNMVASGITLIAAAGDQGAAAGCGAATAVQYPSSDPDFIAAGGTQMNMTTSGIFSSETAWQGEFWTNNGGACGNNYGGGTGGRSVLFGAPYWQSMTGGNYSTGVESPFYSWQTVNGTTTEYINTGFTSRLVPDIALTANPDVLGQWYVTGGSWTSYGGGTSIVAPELAGFFAQENSYLDKVGSVCGSGSSACSPVGLASPFIYDAGVYGAPHNPLYDVTGGCNNNNVTVANDLFYYCAYAGYDPATGWGSANMMQLAWAINWQIIPAVGNPSLSFGGPATNTWFNTDQVVDWNLLDAGSGSYPAPGALGFTQGWDSIPSDPSSEPHGGDGNSFYSGPQFPNATAGCLSFNGALGCAGGVTQGCHTAYVEGWDNQGRTTIGSYGPVCYDSVAPVSTATLSGTVNGNVYSSAVKVTINSTDATSGVAHTYYSLDGGGYVAYSSPFTVPSSALGSHGVLYYSRDVAGNSSSVRSTSFTISTTTTTALSSSKNPSSHNEPVTLTTTVTPNGGGTATGTVSFLHGTAVLGTATLSGNVAKLTLSNLSVGTTHVTAAYGGSSKYLTSNSGTLAQVVNKASTATTLTSSKNPSNYDESVTLTATVKPSFGGTPTGTVTFLHGSTILGSVKPLGGVAKLTITNFSVGTTHVEATYEGTSEFLTSTSSQLAQVVNKASTTTTLTSSKDPSTMVSP; from the coding sequence ATGCAAAGTGTTTCGTCCCATTGCCGCTGGTCCTTCAGGGCTTGCCAATCGTTGGCGGGTCTGTTCACCATCATTGCTTTGTGTGCTCCACATTCCGCGTTGGGCCAACAGAATCCCATTCAGGAAATTCGAGCTTCTGCGTCGCCCGATTCTTCAGCACGCATTGCGGTGTTTACGCCGAGGGAAGTACGGGAGGGGAGGGCTGGCCTGGTCAGCCACTACAACCCTGACCAGAAGCTGCGCCTGGTGCTGAATCTTCAACCGCCACACCTGGCCGATGAGGACCAGTTCATCCAGGAACTGGTCAGAAAGGGCTCGCCCGGCTTTCACAAATTCTTGAGCCAGGAAGAGTGGAACGCGCGCTTCGCCCCGTCCGTTGAAGATGAGCAGGCGGTGGTGGACTGGGCCCAGAGCGTTGGCCTCACTGTGACGAAACGCTATCCCAATCGACTGCTGGTGGACGTTGAAGGAACGGCCCGCACGATTGAGGCGGCGTTCAAAGTAACCATCAACAACTACCAGGTGGGCGAGGAAGTCGACTTTTCCAATGACCGCGACCCGGCGATCCCCGCCAGGCTCTCAGGAATTCTCAGTGCCGTCGCGGGTCTGAACAGCATCGAGAGGGTGCACAGGATGGGCACCACACATGGGACGATAAAGGGTGCGGATTATGTTCCTGGCCCTGCGATCACTCCTCTTGAGAAGTTGCAACTCGCGGGCAACCCGGCGAAGGCTCCGTGGACTCTGGCTTCGACGATAAACGGAAGGCCCGCGGTGGCAAACGTGAGCAAGTCGTCTACAGGCTTTGGGGCCAACGATAACTATGCCCTGGACAACAAGAATGGTACGTACGCCATGGATCCGGCCAATGTTCAAAGCTCCCAGGGCTACGACTACAATGCGCTGCAAAGGTTTAGTGGCTGCTGCAACGTGCCCGGCAACTCCGCCGGCTCACCGCCGGAAAGTTCGATCGCGCTGGTAGGATTCGGCAACTACAACTCCTCCGACATCGTCACGTTCTTCAACGCCTACGGGATGGCGGCGAACGTCACCCCGTACTGCATTGATGGATCGACCTGCCCGGCAGTGGACGGAGAAGCACCTCTCGATGTCGAGTACTCGGGCGCCATGTCCAACAGCTACGGCTCTTGGGTCGATACAGCGGCGATCTACGAGTACGAGATGACCAATAACCTTTGGAGCACTTTCGAGGATGCTTATAACTTCGTTTTGAGCGACGGCCACGCCAAGGTGGTGTCCACCAGCTACGGCGGCAACGAGGACTCGAACTCAACTTCTGCGGGAATAGAGACGGGCACCATGCACAGCATCCTCAATAACATGGTGGCATCGGGCATCACCCTAATCGCCGCCGCGGGCGACCAGGGCGCGGCCGCAGGTTGCGGGGCCGCAACTGCGGTTCAATACCCGTCCTCCGATCCTGACTTTATTGCGGCGGGCGGCACACAGATGAACATGACTACCTCCGGAATCTTCTCCAGTGAAACTGCCTGGCAGGGCGAATTCTGGACTAACAACGGCGGCGCATGCGGAAACAACTACGGCGGCGGCACCGGCGGAAGAAGCGTGCTCTTTGGCGCGCCCTACTGGCAGAGCATGACAGGCGGCAACTATTCGACCGGCGTCGAGTCTCCCTTCTACTCGTGGCAGACCGTAAACGGCACCACCACCGAATACATCAACACCGGCTTCACAAGCCGCCTCGTGCCGGATATCGCCCTGACGGCAAACCCAGACGTCCTGGGTCAGTGGTACGTAACCGGCGGCTCCTGGACTAGTTACGGCGGCGGTACCAGCATCGTGGCGCCTGAGCTCGCCGGCTTCTTTGCCCAGGAGAACTCCTACCTCGACAAAGTCGGCAGTGTATGCGGAAGTGGTTCCTCGGCTTGCTCTCCGGTGGGCCTCGCGTCTCCGTTCATCTATGACGCTGGTGTTTATGGCGCGCCCCACAACCCCCTCTATGACGTGACCGGCGGCTGCAATAACAACAACGTTACAGTGGCAAACGATCTGTTCTACTACTGCGCCTACGCCGGCTATGACCCGGCTACCGGCTGGGGCTCAGCCAACATGATGCAGCTCGCCTGGGCCATCAACTGGCAGATCATTCCCGCAGTCGGAAATCCCTCCCTTTCCTTCGGCGGTCCGGCGACCAACACCTGGTTTAACACCGACCAGGTTGTCGATTGGAACCTGCTCGACGCGGGGAGTGGCAGCTATCCAGCACCGGGCGCCCTCGGATTTACTCAGGGCTGGGACTCCATCCCCTCCGATCCGTCCAGCGAGCCACACGGGGGCGATGGGAACTCATTTTACAGCGGACCGCAGTTTCCAAATGCAACAGCCGGGTGCCTCTCTTTCAACGGCGCGCTCGGGTGCGCGGGCGGCGTCACTCAAGGGTGCCATACCGCCTACGTAGAAGGATGGGACAACCAGGGGCGTACTACCATCGGTTCTTACGGACCGGTCTGCTATGACTCGGTAGCGCCAGTATCGACAGCCACTTTAAGCGGAACCGTGAATGGGAATGTCTATTCCAGCGCCGTCAAGGTTACTATCAACAGCACGGATGCGACGAGCGGCGTTGCCCACACCTACTACTCTCTCGACGGCGGGGGTTACGTCGCCTACAGCTCTCCTTTCACCGTTCCCTCATCTGCACTGGGTTCCCACGGCGTTCTGTACTATAGCAGGGACGTTGCCGGGAACAGTTCATCGGTGAGGTCGACCAGCTTCACCATCTCCACCACCACTACCACCGCACTCTCTTCTTCGAAGAACCCATCGAGCCACAACGAGCCCGTCACTCTGACAACTACCGTTACTCCAAACGGTGGGGGGACTGCAACCGGCACCGTGAGCTTCCTTCATGGGACTGCCGTTCTGGGTACTGCCACCCTCTCAGGCAATGTCGCCAAACTAACCCTCTCAAACCTCTCCGTTGGGACAACCCACGTTACAGCCGCCTATGGAGGCAGTAGCAAATATCTCACCAGCAACTCCGGCACTCTGGCGCAGGTCGTCAACAAGGCGTCGACAGCCACTACACTCACCTCTTCCAAGAACCCGTCGAACTATGATGAGTCCGTCACCCTCACTGCTACTGTCAAACCCAGCTTCGGAGGAACGCCAACCGGCACGGTGACCTTCCTTCATGGAAGTACGATTCTCGGTTCTGTAAAGCCCTTAGGCGGTGTCGCCAAACTGACCATCACTAACTTCTCGGTTGGGACCACTCACGTTGAGGCCACTTATGAAGGCACCAGCGAATTCCTCACCAGCACCTCCAGCCAGTTGGCGCAGGTCGTCAACAAAGCGTCGACAACCACCACACTCACCTCTTCGAAGGACCCGTCAACTATGGTGAGTCCGTAA